In Hippoglossus stenolepis isolate QCI-W04-F060 chromosome 21, HSTE1.2, whole genome shotgun sequence, one DNA window encodes the following:
- the LOC118100668 gene encoding regulator of G-protein signaling 9 isoform X2 produces the protein MTIRNTLRDYGQRYRPRMACLKKAEKVLLEMQDPKAGVKSQLQRLVITTIPHAITGEDIISWLADRFQIDTQEARSVGSMLVALGYIYPLQDHKRLLLKPDASLYRFQTPYFWPTQQWPVEDTDYAIYLAKRNIRKKGILELHEQEQYNRLHKWMNHKWDFIVMQAKEQYRAAKERKKPDRVVFECQERAYWVVHRPPPGTLSAMDYGLDRRIDPNGDEATTPDVYERIMIFTQQSIMRPRVKSSVSIGALVKHCATYKSHDPFLSTCLPSNPWLTDDVTYWTLNMPNVEIPTKMSVERWTFSFGDLLSDPRGRDDFRLFLRKEFSGENLAFWEGCEDLKWGAAATMSDKAEQIYKAFLARGAPRWINIDGKTMEITVKGLKHPHRYVLDPAQTHIYMLMKKDSFGRYLKSPVFKDTLKKAICPDEHKFTDTQLEQNAKNRRPSLSPIVLRQQDQEMRAKMAANAPVDITQVMSKLSKQGKEAPPCPAPAKT, from the exons ATGACCATCAGGAACACTCTGCGGGATTACGGGCAGAGGTACCGACCACGGATGGCTTGTCTCAAGAAG GCTGAGAAGGTGCTGCTGGAGATGCAGGACCCCAAAGCAGGAGTCAAGTCACAGCTGCAGAGACTGGTTATCACCACAATACCCCACGCCATTACTG GTGAAGACATCATCTCCTGGTTGGCAGACAGATTCCAAATAGACACACAAG AGGCGAGGAGTGTAGGCTCCATGCTGGTGGCGTTAGGATACATCTACCCTCTGCAAGACCACAAACGCTTGTTGCTCAAACCAGATGCGTCGCTCTATCGCTTCCAG aCGCCGTACTTCTGGCCCACGCAGCAGTGGCCTGTGGAGGACACGGATTACG CAATCTACCTGGCGAAAAGAAACATACGTAAGAAAGGAATCCTGGAGCTGCACGAGCAG GAGCAGTACAACCGCCTGCACAAGTGGATGAATCACAAGTGGGATTTCATAGTGATGCAGGCTAAGGAACAGTACAG ggctGCTAAGGAGAGGAAGAAACCCGACCGTGTGGTTTTTGAATGCCAGGAGAGAGCGTACTGGGTGGTTCATCGACCTCCG ccggGGACGCTCAGTGCCATGGACTACGGACTGGACAGACGAATAGACCCGAATGGAGACGAG GCAACAACACCAGACGTCTATGAGAGAATC ATGATCTTCACCCAGCAGTCCATCATGAGGCCCAGAGTCAAGTCGTCCGTGTCCATCGGAGC GTTGGTGAAACACTGCGCCACCTACAAAAGCCACGACCCCTTCCTCTCCACGTGTCTTCCCAGTAACCCCTGGCTCACCGACGACGTCACATACTGGACCCTGAACATGCCCAA TGTGGAAATCCCGACTAAAATGAGCGTGGAGAGGTGGACGTTCAGCTTCGGAGATCTGCTCTCAGACCCGAGGGGACGAGACGATTTCAGACTCTTCCTGAGGAAAGAATTCAGCG gtGAGAACTTGGCATTCTGGGAAGGTTGCGAGGATCTGAAGTGGGGCGCAGCTGCAACGATGAGCGATAAAGCAGAACAGATCTACAA GGCCTTCCTGGCTCGTGGTGCACCGCGGTGGATCAACATCGACGGAAAGACAATGGAGATCACAGTCAAGGGCCTGAAGCACCCGCACAGATACGTCCTGGATCCAGCCCAAACCCACATCTACATGCTCATGAAGAAG GACTCGTTCGGGCGCTACTTGAAATCTCCGGTCTTTAAAGACACGTTGAAGAAGGCCATCTGTCCTGACGAGCACAAGTTCAC TGACACTCAGCTGGAGCAGAATGCGAAGAACAGACGGCCGAGCCTCAGCCCCATCGTCCTCCGGCAGCAGGACCAGGAGATGAGGGCCAAGATGGCGGCCAACGCCCCCGTCGACATCACACAGGTCATGAGCAAACTTAGCAAGCAGGGGAAGGAGGCGCCTCCTTGTCCTGCTCCTGCTAAgacctga
- the LOC118100668 gene encoding regulator of G-protein signaling 9 isoform X1, producing the protein MTIRNTLRDYGQRYRPRMACLKKAEKVLLEMQDPKAGVKSQLQRLVITTIPHAITGEDIISWLADRFQIDTQEARSVGSMLVALGYIYPLQDHKRLLLKPDASLYRFQTPYFWPTQQWPVEDTDYAIYLAKRNIRKKGILELHEQEQYNRLHKWMNHKWDFIVMQAKEQYRAAKERKKPDRVVFECQERAYWVVHRPPPGTLSAMDYGLDRRIDPNGDEATTPDVYERIMIFTQQSIMRPRVKSSVSIGALVKHCATYKSHDPFLSTCLPSNPWLTDDVTYWTLNMPNVEIPTKMSVERWTFSFGDLLSDPRGRDDFRLFLRKEFSGENLAFWEGCEDLKWGAAATMSDKAEQIYKAFLARGAPRWINIDGKTMEITVKGLKHPHRYVLDPAQTHIYMLMKKDSFGRYLKSPVFKDTLKKAICPDEHKFTDTQLEQNAKNRRPSLSPIVLRQQDQEMRAKMAANAPVDITQLCRYTTPVPHLAVYSGFNDSPPPDASPSLPFLAHTPACPSPISVALDSTSASERRAEASEGERGGDPEAQVPSGGSSSKSRMPLSLRRLLKRGCTPSTVFASLSPKYHSAAGASSRIQPISPDQPSQAPPRRIGNFFQIKVDIPPECRIYPIESEDEDEEENRAASRGGVGAKEIICPWESLTPHNGTG; encoded by the exons ATGACCATCAGGAACACTCTGCGGGATTACGGGCAGAGGTACCGACCACGGATGGCTTGTCTCAAGAAG GCTGAGAAGGTGCTGCTGGAGATGCAGGACCCCAAAGCAGGAGTCAAGTCACAGCTGCAGAGACTGGTTATCACCACAATACCCCACGCCATTACTG GTGAAGACATCATCTCCTGGTTGGCAGACAGATTCCAAATAGACACACAAG AGGCGAGGAGTGTAGGCTCCATGCTGGTGGCGTTAGGATACATCTACCCTCTGCAAGACCACAAACGCTTGTTGCTCAAACCAGATGCGTCGCTCTATCGCTTCCAG aCGCCGTACTTCTGGCCCACGCAGCAGTGGCCTGTGGAGGACACGGATTACG CAATCTACCTGGCGAAAAGAAACATACGTAAGAAAGGAATCCTGGAGCTGCACGAGCAG GAGCAGTACAACCGCCTGCACAAGTGGATGAATCACAAGTGGGATTTCATAGTGATGCAGGCTAAGGAACAGTACAG ggctGCTAAGGAGAGGAAGAAACCCGACCGTGTGGTTTTTGAATGCCAGGAGAGAGCGTACTGGGTGGTTCATCGACCTCCG ccggGGACGCTCAGTGCCATGGACTACGGACTGGACAGACGAATAGACCCGAATGGAGACGAG GCAACAACACCAGACGTCTATGAGAGAATC ATGATCTTCACCCAGCAGTCCATCATGAGGCCCAGAGTCAAGTCGTCCGTGTCCATCGGAGC GTTGGTGAAACACTGCGCCACCTACAAAAGCCACGACCCCTTCCTCTCCACGTGTCTTCCCAGTAACCCCTGGCTCACCGACGACGTCACATACTGGACCCTGAACATGCCCAA TGTGGAAATCCCGACTAAAATGAGCGTGGAGAGGTGGACGTTCAGCTTCGGAGATCTGCTCTCAGACCCGAGGGGACGAGACGATTTCAGACTCTTCCTGAGGAAAGAATTCAGCG gtGAGAACTTGGCATTCTGGGAAGGTTGCGAGGATCTGAAGTGGGGCGCAGCTGCAACGATGAGCGATAAAGCAGAACAGATCTACAA GGCCTTCCTGGCTCGTGGTGCACCGCGGTGGATCAACATCGACGGAAAGACAATGGAGATCACAGTCAAGGGCCTGAAGCACCCGCACAGATACGTCCTGGATCCAGCCCAAACCCACATCTACATGCTCATGAAGAAG GACTCGTTCGGGCGCTACTTGAAATCTCCGGTCTTTAAAGACACGTTGAAGAAGGCCATCTGTCCTGACGAGCACAAGTTCAC TGACACTCAGCTGGAGCAGAATGCGAAGAACAGACGGCCGAGCCTCAGCCCCATCGTCCTCCGGCAGCAGGACCAGGAGATGAGGGCCAAGATGGCGGCCAACGCCCCCGTCGACATCACACAG CTGTGCCGCTACACCACCCCTGTCCCCCACCTTGCTGTCTACTCTGGTTTCAACGACTCCCCCCCTCCCGAcgcctcaccctccctccctttcctgGCCCACACCCCGGCCTGCCCGTCCCCCATCAGCGTGGCCTTAGACAGCACCTCGGCCTCCGAGCGGCGAGCGGAGGCcagtgaaggagaaagagggggggaCCCGGAGGCCCAGGTCCCCTCAGGTGGGAGCTCGTCCAAGTCTCGGATGCCTCTGTCGCTGCGCCGCCTGCTGAAGCGGGGCTGCACCCCCTCCACCGTGTTCGCCAGCTTGTCGCCTAAATACCACTCAGCTGCCGGGGCAAGTAGCCGCATTCAGCCAATCAGCCCCGATCAGCCCAGCCAGGCTCCACCCAGACGGATTGGCAA TTTCTTCCAGATTAAAGTGGATATTCCTCCCGAGTGCCGCATCTACCCCATCGAGtccgaggacgaggacgaggaggagaacaggGCGGCCTCTCGGGGCGGGGTGGGCGCCAAAGAGATCATCTGCCCCTGGGAGAGCCTCACTCCGCACAACGGGACGGGCTGA
- the LOC118100669 gene encoding guanine nucleotide-binding protein subunit alpha-13, with translation MADFLPTRSVLKVFLPVCLLNSGEVEQLRRSKEIDRCLSREKPYVKRLVKILLLGAGESGKSTFLKQMRIIHGQDFDQRAREDFRSTIFSNVIKGVRVLVDAREKLHIPWGDPNNQPHGDSLMAFDTRSAMMASGQLETSIFLRYLPAIKDLWADSGIQNAYDRRREFQLGESVKYFLDNLDKLGELDYLPSQQDILLARKPTKGIHEYDFEIKNVPFKMVDVGGQRSERRRWFECFDSVTSILFLVSSSEYDQVLMEDRQTNRLRESLDIFETIVNNRVFSNVSIILFLNKTDLLEDKVKSVPLKDYFSDYTGPEHSLPDIQAFMVDCFRTKRRDATQKPLYHHFTTAINTENIRLVFRDVKDTILHDNLKQLMLQ, from the exons ATGGCGGATTTCCTGCCGACCAGGTCCGTGCTCAAAGTTTTCCTGCCCGTGTGCCTGCTCAACAGCGGCGAGGTGGAGCAGCTCCGCCGGTCCAAGGAGATCGACCGGTGCCTGTCCCGGGAGAAGCCGTACGTGAAGCGGCTGGTGAAGATCCTGCTGCTCGGCGCGGGCGAGAGCGGCAAGTCCACTTTCCTCAAGCAAATGCGGATCATCCACGGGCAGGACTTCGACCAGCGCGCCCGGGAGGACTTCCGATCCACCATCTTCAGCAACGTTATCAAAG GTGTCCGTGTGTTGGTGGACGCGCGGGAGAAGCTGCACATCCCGTGGGGCGACCCCAACAACCAGCCGCATGGGGACAGCCTGATGGCGTTCGACACCCGCTCGGCGATGATGGCCAGCGGGCAGCTCGAGACGTCCATCTTCCTGCGGTACCTGCCCGCCATCAAAGATCTGTGGGCAGACTCGGGGATACAGAACGCCTACGACCGCCGCAGGGAGTTTCAGCTG GGTGAGTCTGTGAAGTATTTCTTGGATAATCTGGATAAGCTGGGCGAGCtg gatTATCTCCCCAGTCAACAGGACATCCTTCTGGCCCGTAAACCCACCAAAGGCATCCACGAGTATGACTTCGAAATCAAGAACGTTCCCTTCAAGATGGTGGACGTGGGCGGGCAGCGCTCGGAGCGGCGGCGCTGGTTCGAGTGTTTCGACTCCGTCAcctccatcctcttcctcgTGTCCTCCTCAGAATACGATCAG GTGCTGATGGAGGACAGGCAAACCAATCGACTGCGTGAATCCCTCGACATCTTCGAGACCATTGTCAACAACCGCGTCTTCAGCAACGtctccatcatcctcttcctcaacaAGACAGACCTGCTGGAGGATAAGGTGAAGAGCGTTCCGCTCAAGGACTACTTTTCCGACTACACCGGGCCGGAGCACAGCCTGCCGGACATCCAGGCGTTCATGGTGGACTGCTTCCGCACCAAGAGACGCGACGCCACCCAGAAGCCCCTGTACCACCACTTCACCACAGCCATCAACACGGAGAACATCAGGCTGGTGTTCCGCGATGTCAAGGACACCATCCTCCACGACAACCTCAAACAGCTCATGCTCCAATGA